A genomic region of Papaver somniferum cultivar HN1 chromosome 7, ASM357369v1, whole genome shotgun sequence contains the following coding sequences:
- the LOC113299249 gene encoding 60S ribosomal protein L12-3-like → MPPKMDPTQIVEVYVRVTGGEVGAASSLAPKIGPLGLSPKKIGEDIAKETAKDWKGLRVTVKLTVQNRQAKVSVVPSAAALVIKALKEPERDRKKVKNIKHGGNISLDDVIEIAKIMRPRSMAKELTGSVKEILGTCVSVGCTVDGKNPKDLQDEIADGTVEIPQD, encoded by the coding sequence ATGCCTCCAAAAATGGATCCCACGCAGATCGTAGAGGTCTACGTTCGTGTAACAGGTGGTGAAGTTGGTGCAGCAAGTTCTCTCGCTCCAAAGATCGGTCCATTAGGTCTTTCTCCTAAGAAGATTGGAGAAGATATTGCTAAGGAAACTGCTAAAGACTGGAAGGGTCTTAGGGTTACTGTCAAACTTACAGTTCAAAATCGTCAAGCTAAGGTTTCTGTCGTTCCTTCAGCCGCGGCTCTGGTTATCAAAGCTCTTAAAGAACCAGAAAGAGATCGTAAGAAGGTAAAGAATATCAAACACGGTGGTAATATTTCACTTGATGATGTTATTGAAATTGCTAAGATCATGAGGCCAAGATCTATGGCTAAGGAGTTGACTGGATCTGTTAAGGAGATTCTTGGAACATGTGTTTCTGTTGGATGTACTGTTGATGGAAAGAACCCAAAGGATCTTCAGGACGAGATTGCTGATGGTACTGTTGAAATCCCTCAAGATTAA